In Clostridium swellfunianum, a genomic segment contains:
- a CDS encoding phosphopentomutase: protein MNRFIVIVLDSFGVGYMQDAAIVRPEDVGSNTFGHILDKLPDLKLPNLEKLGIMNALGRETELMKKNPEASYGTSSLMHYGADTFYGHQEIMGTKPKKPIKEPFSKSIDKVYEALKAAGYHVEYKGDKLKFLLVNGCVTVADNIEADFGQIYNLTSTLDLIPYSEVLKIGKVVREEVEVSRVIPFGGINVTVEDILAAVEEKEDKFIGINAPKSGVYNEGYQVIHLGYGINPEVQVPTILGKKDIPVVLLGKVADIVENNYGKSIPCVDTEEVMKLTIEEMDKLQSGFICTNVQETDLAGHAENVERYAEKLRVADKYIGEIMNRLQEDDILIVMADHGNDPTIGHSHHTRENVPILTYGPKVKSGFMGHRDSLSDVGATAMEYFNSTGIENGKSFLNKIIKS from the coding sequence TTGAATAGATTTATAGTTATAGTTTTAGATAGCTTTGGAGTTGGATATATGCAGGATGCTGCTATAGTACGACCAGAGGATGTAGGTTCTAACACCTTTGGACATATTTTAGATAAGCTTCCGGATTTAAAGCTGCCTAACTTAGAAAAGCTTGGTATTATGAACGCCTTAGGAAGAGAAACAGAACTCATGAAAAAAAATCCTGAAGCTTCTTACGGCACCTCAAGCTTGATGCATTATGGGGCAGATACTTTTTATGGTCACCAGGAAATTATGGGAACGAAGCCTAAAAAACCAATAAAGGAACCATTTTCTAAATCTATAGACAAGGTATATGAGGCTCTAAAAGCAGCTGGATATCATGTAGAGTACAAAGGCGACAAGCTTAAATTTTTGCTTGTAAACGGCTGTGTAACTGTGGCTGATAATATAGAAGCAGATTTCGGACAGATATATAACTTAACTTCAACTCTTGATTTAATACCTTATAGTGAAGTTTTAAAAATTGGAAAAGTTGTAAGAGAAGAAGTTGAAGTATCAAGAGTAATTCCTTTTGGAGGAATAAATGTTACTGTTGAAGATATATTAGCTGCAGTAGAAGAGAAGGAAGATAAATTTATAGGAATAAATGCGCCTAAGTCTGGGGTATACAATGAAGGCTACCAGGTAATACACTTAGGGTATGGAATAAATCCAGAGGTTCAGGTGCCAACTATCCTTGGTAAGAAAGACATTCCTGTGGTATTGCTTGGCAAGGTAGCCGATATAGTTGAAAACAACTACGGCAAGAGCATTCCTTGTGTAGATACTGAGGAAGTCATGAAGCTGACAATTGAAGAAATGGATAAGCTTCAGTCAGGTTTTATATGTACAAATGTTCAGGAAACTGATTTGGCTGGACACGCTGAAAATGTTGAACGATATGCAGAAAAGCTAAGAGTTGCTGATAAATACATCGGTGAAATTATGAACAGACTTCAGGAAGATGATATATTAATCGTAATGGCTGATCATGGAAATGACCCTACAATAGGCCACAGCCATCACACAAGAGAAAATGTTCCTATACTGACTTATGGACCTAAGGTCAAAAGTGGGTTTATGGGCCATAGAGATAGCTTGTCAGATGTTGGAGCTACTGCTATGGAGTATTTCAATAGTACTGGAATTGAGAATGGAAAATCATTTTTAAATAAAATTATTAAATCCTAG
- a CDS encoding radical SAM/SPASM domain-containing protein: protein MKRFKKLYIEITNICNLRCEFCPVTRRSGEFMGIELFNNILEQVRNYTDHIYLHVKGEPFLHPELDKFIDSAENYGLKVNITTNGTLINKVRNKLINKKAIRQINFSLHSFDANDLSFSLEEYLKNILDFTLEAVSKTNIIISYRLWNLEQDIKSIEKNRHILNLIEKTLELDFKIEEKLLDNRGIKLAKNIYLNAAERFEWPDNKLEESNTCGFCYGLRDQIAILVDGTVVPCCLDGEGIINLGNIKHTNFSNIIEGDRAKAIFEGFSNRKVVEELCKKCDYRRRFNL, encoded by the coding sequence ATGAAGAGATTTAAAAAACTTTATATAGAGATAACTAATATTTGCAATTTAAGGTGCGAGTTTTGTCCAGTGACAAGACGAAGTGGGGAGTTCATGGGTATAGAACTCTTTAACAATATTTTAGAGCAGGTAAGGAACTATACGGACCATATTTACCTGCATGTTAAAGGTGAGCCGTTTTTACACCCAGAGCTGGATAAGTTTATAGATTCTGCTGAAAACTATGGATTAAAGGTGAATATAACTACAAATGGAACATTAATAAATAAAGTAAGAAACAAATTAATAAATAAGAAAGCTATAAGACAAATTAATTTTTCTCTCCACAGCTTTGATGCAAATGATTTAAGCTTTTCCCTAGAGGAGTATTTAAAGAATATTTTAGATTTTACTCTTGAAGCTGTAAGTAAAACTAATATAATAATTTCTTATAGACTTTGGAATTTAGAACAGGATATTAAAAGCATAGAAAAAAACAGACACATACTAAATCTTATTGAAAAAACACTGGAGCTAGACTTTAAAATTGAAGAAAAGCTCTTAGATAACAGAGGTATTAAGCTTGCTAAAAATATATATTTAAATGCAGCTGAGCGCTTTGAGTGGCCTGATAATAAATTAGAAGAAAGTAATACCTGTGGCTTCTGCTACGGCTTAAGAGACCAGATTGCAATACTTGTTGACGGCACAGTTGTTCCCTGTTGTCTTGATGGTGAAGGTATTATAAATTTAGGAAATATAAAGCATACAAACTTTTCAAACATAATTGAAGGTGACCGAGCTAAAGCTATTTTCGAGGGATTTTCTAATCGTAAGGTTGTTGAAGAGCTTTGCAAAAAATGTGATTATCGAAGAAGATTTAATTTATAA
- a CDS encoding heavy-metal-associated domain-containing protein: MKNVHYNVSGLANAQSKTKVLNALDRLQGVQEVAVDLARGTVEVQYNEPASEQSIRQCIENTGYEIQ, from the coding sequence ATGAAAAATGTGCATTATAATGTGTCAGGGCTTGCAAACGCACAAAGCAAAACGAAGGTGTTAAATGCTTTAGATAGGCTCCAAGGAGTTCAAGAAGTTGCAGTAGATTTAGCTAGAGGAACTGTTGAAGTACAGTATAATGAACCAGCTAGTGAGCAATCAATTAGACAATGCATTGAAAATACTGGGTATGAAATTCAATAA
- a CDS encoding aldose epimerase family protein, with the protein MSITKRFSGKQKDGKNIDIFTLENSTGALAEITNLGGTILSLKVPDKNGKLADIVLGFENLEDYYMQGPYFGAIIGRFANRIGKARFELNGAKYKLNANDSSNHLHGGLQGFDKVVWEAETIIDGNEEFLVLSYVSQDGEENYPGNLKVKVTYTFTENNEIIIDYFAQSDKDTVVNLTNHSYFNLSGHASGKILNHKVMINADRFTPVDEEAIPTGEIRSVEGTPMDFRTLKTVGEDINSSYEQIVLGKGYDHNWVLNVSGGKPEKAAEVIDETSGRVLEVYTTKPGIQFYTGNFLNSTQIGKGKVAYEQRAGLCLETQYLPDSMNHEGFSSVVLKAFEEYKHKTIYKFSLIK; encoded by the coding sequence ATGAGCATAACTAAGAGATTTTCAGGAAAACAAAAAGACGGTAAAAATATTGATATATTTACACTTGAAAATTCAACAGGAGCATTAGCAGAAATAACTAATCTTGGAGGGACAATTCTTTCGTTAAAGGTTCCTGATAAAAATGGCAAACTTGCTGATATCGTTTTAGGCTTTGAAAACTTGGAAGATTATTATATGCAAGGTCCTTACTTTGGAGCAATTATAGGAAGATTTGCAAATAGAATTGGAAAAGCAAGATTTGAGCTAAATGGAGCTAAATATAAGCTTAATGCAAATGACAGTAGTAATCATCTGCACGGTGGACTTCAAGGATTTGACAAGGTTGTGTGGGAAGCCGAGACTATAATTGATGGAAATGAAGAATTTTTAGTATTGTCCTATGTCAGTCAGGATGGAGAGGAGAACTATCCGGGAAATCTAAAGGTTAAAGTTACATATACCTTTACAGAGAACAATGAGATTATCATAGATTATTTTGCTCAAAGTGACAAAGATACTGTAGTGAATTTGACCAATCACTCCTACTTTAATTTGTCAGGCCATGCTTCAGGAAAAATACTAAATCATAAGGTCATGATTAACGCTGACAGGTTTACACCAGTTGATGAAGAAGCAATTCCAACTGGAGAAATTAGAAGCGTAGAAGGAACCCCTATGGATTTCAGAACCTTAAAAACTGTTGGAGAAGATATAAACAGCAGCTATGAACAAATAGTTTTAGGAAAAGGTTATGACCATAACTGGGTTTTAAATGTTAGCGGAGGAAAGCCAGAAAAGGCTGCAGAAGTTATAGATGAAACAAGTGGAAGAGTTCTTGAAGTGTATACTACAAAGCCAGGAATTCAGTTCTATACAGGCAATTTCTTAAATAGTACTCAAATAGGCAAAGGCAAAGTGGCATATGAGCAAAGAGCAGGTTTATGCCTTGAGACTCAATATCTGCCTGACTCAATGAATCATGAAGGCTTTTCATCAGTAGTGCTTAAAGCTTTTGAAGAGTATAAACATAAAACTATATATAAGTTTTCACTAATTAAATAA
- a CDS encoding exonuclease SbcCD subunit D, which produces MKIIHTGDWHIGKIVNEFSMIEDQRYILEQLLNIIKEERPNALVIAGDLYDRSIPPVEAIELLDEIFSKILLEYNTPILAIAGNHDSAERLSFGSRIFTSNGLHIAGVFDKDTKKVVLEDEYGQVCFYLVPYEDPKSVRHIYEDDEIVCHDDAMKKIVEKINASRSDAERSILVAHGYVTFMKEAEVEIDQEGTRAGLDISDSERPLSIGGTDLISGKHFEGFSYTALGHLHGPQKVGSDRIRYSGSLLKYSFSETKHRKGVTIVEIDKAGEMSVNHRELTPRRDMRLIKGPLAELISKEVYSKENVEDYIYAILTDEEELIDPISKLRAVYPNIMGLHREDKAVRENVKTSASIGYKDKSKLELFEEFYNSISGKDLTEEKLGLLKNVIEDVEKNFR; this is translated from the coding sequence ATGAAAATAATTCATACTGGTGATTGGCATATTGGAAAAATAGTTAATGAATTCAGCATGATAGAAGACCAAAGATATATTTTGGAACAGCTTTTAAATATAATTAAAGAAGAAAGGCCAAATGCTCTAGTTATTGCAGGGGATTTATATGATAGAAGCATTCCCCCGGTTGAGGCAATTGAGCTTTTGGATGAGATTTTTAGCAAAATTCTTTTAGAATATAATACACCAATATTAGCTATAGCTGGGAATCATGACAGTGCTGAAAGGTTGTCCTTTGGAAGCAGGATATTTACCAGTAATGGACTACATATAGCAGGAGTATTTGATAAGGATACTAAAAAAGTTGTACTTGAAGATGAATACGGACAAGTGTGTTTTTATTTAGTTCCTTATGAAGACCCAAAATCAGTAAGACATATATATGAAGATGATGAAATAGTTTGCCATGATGATGCTATGAAAAAAATAGTTGAAAAAATTAATGCCTCCAGGAGCGACGCTGAAAGAAGCATACTTGTTGCTCATGGATATGTTACCTTTATGAAGGAAGCTGAAGTTGAAATTGATCAAGAAGGTACAAGGGCGGGACTTGACATATCTGATTCAGAAAGGCCTTTAAGCATAGGTGGAACGGACTTAATAAGTGGGAAACATTTTGAGGGTTTTTCTTATACAGCTCTTGGGCATCTTCATGGACCTCAGAAAGTGGGAAGTGATAGAATAAGGTATTCGGGATCACTTCTAAAGTATTCTTTTTCTGAGACCAAGCATAGGAAGGGCGTTACTATAGTTGAAATAGATAAAGCAGGTGAAATGTCTGTAAACCATAGGGAACTTACACCAAGAAGGGATATGAGACTTATAAAAGGACCTCTTGCAGAGCTTATTTCCAAGGAGGTTTATTCAAAAGAAAATGTGGAGGATTACATATATGCAATTCTTACAGACGAAGAGGAGCTAATAGATCCAATTTCAAAGCTTAGGGCTGTTTATCCAAATATTATGGGACTTCACAGAGAGGATAAGGCAGTTAGAGAGAATGTTAAAACTTCAGCTTCAATAGGATATAAGGATAAATCTAAGCTTGAGCTTTTTGAAGAGTTTTACAACTCTATATCAGGAAAAGATTTAACTGAGGAAAAACTTGGTTTGCTAAAAAATGTTATTGAAGATGTTGAAAAGAATTTCAGATAG
- a CDS encoding AAA family ATPase — MKPIKLTMSAFGPYPGEETIDFSNLKDKNIFLITGPTGAGKTTIFDAISYVLFGEASGSSRDNDSLRSHFAAPEVFTYVEMEFELRGERYRIKRNPKQEAKKLKGEGFTVRESDAELELPEGKLIAQIKNVDNKINELLGINKNQFRQIVMLPQGEFRKLLEAESKEREVIFRKIFGTEAFQAIQQKLDNLQKDFYKKIKEGETKRTAHVKHIQPGEDENLLTLLNAQDLNIAEILDKTKELITLDEKESKAISKDIQEVKTAQEKLQIRIVEAKENNKKLRDKEEQQELYISMCSREQKYIDKKTELEKSRKAAQVILVENALVDRKNSRQIKENQYKEAEVALIKAEEESRECEEKLRIEEGREGERKALVQAISSLKEKMDKVTVYEAKLLGIEELKKELLNKKNYLEQFKNELVMDKTKLLKANENYNYIAVCENEKLKLSKVIDDNNFLIERLKELRGKVRQNQSNVKEHALCGQSYLEFEKQYAKCKAEYETLETRFLKEQAGILAKTLQDGGECPVCGATHHPKPAVILEDAPTEESVKEAKLGYDQLTEERNRRLLILAELKTKAQASFNELVQTKNTLKVILGEEVVSKIDEDILSYINERGPKLKNEADEALGKVKKLDEAISKKYTLEQYIAKLQKSIEAMEAELPALDEEYTKFYARTTSEEEQLKVIEAEIPEEIRTSSKLDIKIKKLDEQLNMLEKSFNIAQLKFNEAKNYYSSRKADKEAKYDSLKQAEEEVKIWNTKLQDKIIESLFKDYEEYSRFKISEKEIEAIDIEINDYFKKLQSVKDALDKLSESTKSLDFINVEELSKALEDVKQTENKLLDTNKILFSRIKNNKDTIKEINRINNEISGDEGKHSTISDISRAANGLNEERITFERYVLAAYFDEIISASNLRLNKMAAGRFLLRRKEEKGKGQKQEGLELEVFDNYTGRARHVKTLSGGESFKASLALALGLADVVQAYAGGISLDTMFVDEGFGTLDPESLDHAIQSLIDLQKCGRLVGIISHVPELKERIDARLEITPAKEGSKARFVI, encoded by the coding sequence ATGAAACCTATAAAGTTAACAATGAGTGCCTTTGGTCCTTATCCGGGTGAAGAAACAATAGATTTTTCAAACTTAAAAGATAAAAATATATTCTTGATTACAGGGCCTACTGGAGCAGGAAAGACCACGATTTTTGATGCAATAAGCTATGTGCTTTTTGGAGAAGCCTCTGGAAGCAGTAGAGATAATGACAGCTTAAGAAGCCATTTTGCAGCTCCTGAGGTATTTACTTATGTTGAAATGGAGTTTGAGCTTAGAGGAGAACGCTATAGAATAAAGAGAAACCCAAAGCAAGAGGCAAAGAAACTTAAGGGCGAAGGCTTTACTGTTCGTGAAAGTGATGCGGAGCTAGAATTGCCTGAGGGAAAGCTTATAGCACAAATAAAGAATGTTGATAATAAAATAAATGAACTTTTAGGGATAAATAAAAATCAGTTCAGACAGATTGTAATGCTTCCACAGGGAGAGTTTAGGAAACTTCTAGAAGCAGAGAGTAAGGAAAGAGAAGTTATTTTTAGAAAAATATTTGGCACAGAAGCTTTTCAAGCTATTCAGCAAAAGCTGGATAATCTTCAAAAGGACTTCTATAAGAAGATAAAGGAAGGCGAAACAAAACGAACTGCGCATGTTAAGCATATTCAGCCAGGAGAGGATGAAAACTTATTAACACTTTTAAATGCCCAGGATCTAAATATTGCTGAAATCTTGGATAAAACAAAAGAACTTATAACGTTGGATGAAAAGGAAAGCAAGGCTATAAGCAAGGATATACAGGAAGTTAAAACTGCTCAGGAAAAGCTTCAGATAAGGATAGTTGAAGCAAAAGAAAACAATAAGAAGCTCAGAGATAAAGAAGAACAGCAGGAGCTTTATATTTCTATGTGCTCAAGAGAGCAGAAATACATAGATAAAAAGACAGAACTTGAAAAATCAAGAAAAGCAGCTCAGGTTATTCTTGTTGAAAATGCTTTAGTAGACAGAAAGAATAGCAGACAAATTAAAGAAAATCAGTATAAGGAGGCTGAAGTAGCTTTAATTAAGGCTGAGGAGGAAAGTAGGGAGTGTGAAGAAAAGCTAAGAATTGAAGAAGGCAGAGAAGGCGAAAGAAAGGCCTTGGTTCAAGCAATTTCCAGCTTAAAGGAAAAAATGGATAAGGTTACAGTTTATGAAGCGAAGCTATTAGGTATAGAAGAATTAAAAAAAGAACTGCTTAATAAAAAAAATTACTTGGAGCAGTTTAAGAATGAGCTTGTAATGGACAAAACAAAGCTTCTAAAAGCTAACGAAAACTATAATTATATAGCAGTTTGTGAAAATGAAAAATTAAAATTATCTAAGGTTATTGATGACAACAATTTTCTAATAGAAAGATTAAAGGAACTTAGAGGCAAGGTAAGACAGAATCAAAGTAATGTAAAGGAACACGCTCTTTGCGGTCAAAGCTATTTAGAATTTGAAAAGCAATATGCAAAATGCAAAGCTGAGTATGAAACTCTAGAGACTAGGTTTTTAAAGGAACAGGCTGGCATACTGGCTAAAACCCTTCAGGATGGAGGTGAGTGCCCAGTATGCGGAGCCACACACCATCCAAAACCTGCTGTAATTTTAGAGGATGCCCCTACAGAAGAAAGTGTTAAGGAAGCTAAGTTGGGTTATGACCAGCTTACTGAAGAAAGAAACAGAAGACTTTTAATTCTTGCGGAGCTAAAAACGAAAGCACAAGCAAGCTTTAATGAATTAGTCCAGACTAAAAATACTCTAAAGGTTATATTAGGTGAAGAAGTAGTATCGAAAATAGACGAAGATATTCTAAGTTATATAAATGAAAGAGGACCAAAGCTTAAGAATGAGGCCGATGAAGCGTTAGGTAAGGTAAAAAAACTTGATGAAGCAATCAGTAAAAAGTACACTTTAGAACAATATATAGCCAAGCTTCAAAAAAGTATTGAAGCAATGGAAGCAGAGCTGCCAGCCCTCGATGAAGAATATACTAAGTTTTATGCTAGGACTACGTCTGAAGAAGAACAGCTTAAGGTTATTGAAGCCGAAATTCCTGAGGAGATCCGTACTAGTTCAAAACTTGATATTAAAATTAAGAAGCTTGATGAACAGTTAAATATGTTAGAGAAAAGCTTTAATATAGCGCAGCTAAAGTTTAATGAAGCAAAGAACTATTATTCCTCTAGAAAAGCGGACAAGGAAGCAAAATATGATAGTCTGAAGCAAGCTGAAGAAGAGGTTAAGATTTGGAATACTAAGCTTCAAGATAAAATTATAGAAAGCTTGTTTAAAGATTATGAGGAATACAGTAGGTTTAAAATATCTGAAAAGGAAATAGAAGCTATAGACATTGAAATTAATGATTACTTTAAAAAGCTTCAATCTGTAAAGGATGCTCTGGATAAGCTTAGTGAGTCTACTAAAAGCTTAGACTTTATAAATGTTGAAGAACTTTCAAAAGCTTTAGAAGATGTTAAACAAACAGAAAACAAGCTTTTAGATACAAATAAGATTTTATTTTCAAGAATTAAAAACAATAAAGACACAATTAAAGAAATAAATAGAATTAATAATGAAATAAGTGGAGATGAAGGTAAGCACAGCACAATTAGCGACATTTCAAGGGCTGCTAATGGCTTAAATGAAGAAAGAATAACCTTTGAACGTTATGTGCTAGCTGCTTATTTTGATGAGATAATATCAGCATCGAATCTAAGACTTAACAAAATGGCAGCTGGAAGATTCCTACTAAGGAGAAAGGAAGAAAAGGGCAAGGGACAAAAACAAGAAGGGCTTGAACTTGAAGTTTTTGATAATTATACTGGAAGAGCTCGTCACGTTAAAACTCTTTCAGGCGGTGAAAGCTTTAAGGCTTCACTTGCTTTAGCTCTTGGACTTGCAGATGTTGTTCAAGCTTATGCAGGAGGGATAAGCCTAGATACAATGTTTGTGGATGAAGGCTTTGGTACTCTTGATCCTGAATCCTTAGATCATGCAATTCAATCCTTAATAGATCTTCAAAAGTGTGGAAGGCTTGTTGGAATTATATCTCACGTGCCTGAACTCAAGGAAAGAATAGATGCTAGGCTTGAAATAACTCCAGCAAAGGAAGGAAGCAAGGCAAGGTTTGTTATATAG